A segment of the Necator americanus strain Aroian chromosome IV, whole genome shotgun sequence genome:
TATAGGATTTAAGAGGATATTTTACAGAGGTTCCGACTATCCAGGCTCTAACGAaagcgacaacgccgaaacgttagacACTATTAGTAACACAAAAtactcaaaaatgaaaaggtcTTATACCGATCTTTaacattaaaattaataactgaaaaaaaaaatccagaagaaaatattacaCTAacctattattataatatattattataaaaagaaTTCTAACTTAACGATTTTAGGTGTTGCTTGCTTCAGATTGATAATCGACAAGTGAGGAGACTTGGGGCGATGCCGAGCGATTCGCGACCAAAGTTCTTACTGAACTAGAAAACAAACTAACTGAACTACACTAAAAACATAGCAGCGTTCACTTGCGAGATTCTGGGACCCAGTGATTAAGGATGCATTAAGTCATAAGCCGACAATAATAGACCTCGATCGGAAATCATTTGGAAAGCAACAAGTGTTCAACAACTAGTGGAACTCTGTGCACGGAAAAATACTCGCGAATAGAACCCTCAAACCACAAAGTCGAGGTCAGCACGGGTTGTTGATCGAATAAGCGACGACGAGATGCGAACAGCTGGGAAATGACAGCGCCGATAACTCATAGTGTGATTGGAGCACATCAATCATTCGACGAGAAGCTATGGAATGGGCAAACAATCCATACATACCTTACCAGATACTCAGCGAAATTATGACTTCTTAATTGATTTTACACACCATCGAAGGCTGTAGAGCGGGTgcggcgcagtcggttagaggttccgctgatacagcacgatcgatcggaggttcgaatccgccctagggctaaacaagcctttcatccctccggggtcgataaattggtaccagactcagctgggaggataaaagcactgacttgacacatcggctagccaccgcaagtcactgtataagccagttacacgttagtaaacctcaaacgattctgaacttaAGTGAACgcgatggcgcatcccaagcggattgacgtAACGCAAGAAAGTATGACTTTACTTTATCGAAGACTGTAGGGCGTCACGTATTTTCGTCTCTATTCGAAATTATATCGATACCCGGGCGACGTTCCCATTCTTTGCCGTAGGTCTCGGCCGGCGACTTCACTTTACCGAGCCGGTTATGATCATGTCGTAGCGTGACGTGAACTACAAAAACCATTCTCTCGCTGCTACCGGTTGAACGGTAACGCCAGTTTCATCGCTCGTTAACAAAACGTGGTGCAGCAATCTGTTCGATGATCTAAACATATTGCTAATTAATTCCATGAAGTTCGACATTGCTCGAATTCTGGGCGATGAGTGGGTGTCGATGACGTAAATGGAAGCAATAAGTGATGACTGTACAAGACAGTAAGCGCAGCCCGTTTGAAAGCTGATTCTAAGAATTGTcagaagtgaaaaatgcaCATGGATCTTGTAgttactccaaaaaaaaaaaggttgcgTAGGGCgtaaaaagggaaaagaacgCGTGAAAGGggtttttcaaagaaagtgaATGGAGGGAAATTAAAGGAGGAAGCAcaagataaaggaaaaaataggcTATGATCTAAGAAATCCTTACCGTGCTAAGCACTGCAATGCCTTAAATGCTTATTGGCAACATTATGACAAATCCACCGCTGCTCTGTAAGCTGCTAGCATCACacatcactgcagttcgcgatggtcccagcttgatcgcaaccgctacgctGTACCGCAACGCTTCAAGCGCAGTTccctacgcaaatgcacatgtatcatgtcgttttaactcgACTATATCACAAGATTGGTGCTCTCAAAGAGAAAATACCTCAAATTCCTCCTTTTATACAACTATTTTCTCTCAGAAAGGACCTCGCGCATATCCCTTACCTGAGAAAATGTTGGGAtacttattacttacttaACATTTtatgataaataaagaaagaataaaagataaatagataataagataataaaagataaagaaagaatgatAAAACTTTGataaaatgatttaaaaaaagagctctATTCTGTATCTAAATTAGACCTCATAAGAGATGTCGAATACAgttgcagaggaaaaaaaagtgcaacatCGATGACCTCGTCAGAAAAGAGTTCCTGTACAATCGTAACAATAGCGCTGAAAGAGATTTTCGATGTTGGGCTCTTTCGAATAAGTAAGTAGGGTTCGCGACGCAGTTTGCAAGGATCGCAGCGGGAACTCCCGATAATCCcagaaaatatatgtatgGGAGCGCCAAACTGACAAATTCAGCCGACAAAACTACTCTTCAAATCCGTACGAATGATAAAATTTACTACCTCTCTTGTACAGATGTAAGGTGGTGCTTAGTCGGGGGAACTGATCGAGCTGATGCTCTTGATCGTGATCGTTTTCTCGAATTGTACAGACTGTTCCTTATTTTAGTTGTGATACCATATGTGATAACAAACTACGCGTCTCGAACACATTagttattgagaaaaaaaaaacgaagaacgaATAGAAAATTCCTTCGAACGTAGCGTTTCAAAGTAAGAATATCAAGCAAAAACATATTAACATTAACAGCAAcacaggaaggaaaaaaatataaaaactctGAAAGGAAATTGCCGTTGGATGGTAATTGAATGTAATTTCCCttcattattttcgttttAAGTTCACGATAAACGTAAAGCAAGCATGTAACATGATCTTGTTGAACGTTGCTTTTCAATATGTGAAACTTGAGCATCTGTAATATTTACGAAACAGAAGAACAATGAAAGCTTAACATCATTCTCATAGCTCAGAGCTCACCATCACCATGGCTGCGCAGGTGTACGGAAATGAAAACGAACGATGAAAACGCGGCTAACGCAGTTATACGGGAAAAAATCCCGTCCGAGACCACAAACGCCAGCCAGCTATTTGGAAAGGAAGTAGGAATGCGGCGAGAAAGTATATGCGGAATGACCTTGTCATCGTAATGCTatgcaaatattttcatctCATCAACAATCGTCAAGCGCATAAGCGCTGAACAGAAATGTGCTAATGTAAAACATGGAACGGAACGGATCCGACGGATGGAAATTCCAAAATTCTCACTAAGAGAACACGAAACCTtcaaatgcagaagaaaatagagctgTAGACTTCTACTCATCAATGAAAATTGTAGTATTTGGTGTGAATTTACTTGGTGAAAGTGGAAAATTCCGCATCATGGCTAAAGTGACCGTAAATGCACAACATATCACATTACTCGACTCGAACTGATGACTACATATGAATCCATAagaagaaggatgaaaaaaaaacagaaacaaagagCATCGGATAAAATGGGTGGTCGATATTGGGGAAAAGTGTAGTTGAGGGCAAGGGGAAGCACTTAACCCCACTCTTATTTATGGAAGTTAATAACTACTCAGACACTAAgacttaagcattagtcttaagAGGATCTGTGAGGCACATGTGTGTATCGTGTAAGCTAAGgctattaagagaaaaaaaagaggaagatagGTCGAAAGgaagtttccagaaataagagcgttCACGTTGAGTCTCTCCCTCCCTAACTACACTTTTCCCTCAATATTGTCCAATTTACAATTCTAGATTGATTGGTGCACGTATGAAATCAAGGAGTagataaaatatatgaaaaagtAGAAGTCTACTAACTACTAGAAACACTAACTACCAAGAATAACTATTAGAAATGGAAAGTGGATGGATGGCTCACTATTTAAAAATCAAGAAGGAATATTCATCAtttagaaagtaaaaaagtatgAGAATGGAATAATATAGGGAAatggaattggaaaaattaacAATTTAGGAAGTTAAGACCAATTATAACAAGagaatacagaaaaaagaggaaggaaatactggcaaaaaagaagaagaacgattAAAAATATCGGAAATCGGAGATGTACCTGATAAGCATTCACCCACGTCCCTGAAGTTCAAGCGATGCGAGGGAATCGAGGAGCATTAAGCAGAACCACATTCGCAACTAGTGGATTCTCCAGAAGAAAACCCACACTAAGAACCGGAagcgagaagaagaaaaaactccggtgagtacacacacatacacatacacttATACGGCGACAATTCCATAAGAGGGCTAATCGAGTGCCGGCGAGAGGGCAGTGAGTGGCTGAAGtgagaagaagatgaagaagcaCTCTCGTGGACAAAAGGGAAAGAGTGCGGGCCCGTGGCTGGGCCCTATGGCCTCGGCGAATAATGAACTCAGCGCCTCCTCGACAAGCACAACGCATCgtcgaccgaccgaccgacggCAGTCATCCGCCTCGGCAGAGGTGACggcagcggcggcggcggcggctgCGGTAATCGATGCGGAATTCATCGATCGAGAAATGAGGTAGGTGATTATATGTATGGTTCGGGAAGAGTGTGAACTCTCGTCGGGAACTCATggatgctgctgctgctgcagcTACTCGCCTGCAGCTGCATCAGCTGCACGCGAATCGATACACGTACGCCGGCCCCCCGATGACCTCCTCACCCCCGCCTCGCGGATCCAGTCGCGGACCACCTGGTCCAGCGGCGCATAACATTACGGTTCTATCTCTTCCATTCCCTCAGGTCATAAAATTAGCACTctagtaaaaaataattagtaagaaaataaaatagtaaaattagTCCattggtaaaaaaataaagtaaacatCACATTACGGTCATATCTCTTCCGCTCCCTCAGGTCATAAAATTAGCACtttagtagaaaaataattattaaaaatagtgagaaaaaaataaagtaaaaagtaaataaaataaaattagtccattagtaaaaaaaaataaagtaaaaaaaaattagtaaaaaaagtagtacTATTCATCGTTCAATTCTGTTCAAATATTCGTttcatattcaaaaattagttaatattatgttatttttagtACTAtgtttaatatttatatattaatttttttatttagtaaATTCatttaactaataataatatttatacaTTTAGTACTTATACATTTTCTCACATATctaacatatttatttaatatttttatgtcTATTTATATATCTAACatatttattcaataattatactaataataatattaatacttcatttaatatttatgaatttatttatatatttaataCATTTACTTAATTCTAATactatatttacatttactgCTATTCAgcgttattttttgaaacaattctattctattcttttattattttttgaaaaagaaaactttcactAAATAGACAGCGTTCCGGTGTAATTTCCAACCGAGACCAACAGACTATTTAGACGACCACTACACGCAGAACTCGCGACAACTAATGACTAAGGGTCACAAGTGTAAACACACAGCTGTTTTCGGACCGAATTCACCTCTTGTTTATGCTGCCGCAAACGCATACGCTCGGATGAATCCTTTCTTccataaataaagaattttctggagttatttttgtttctggagGTGATTTGGTGCGGAGAGACGAGAAGTCACAAAGTGGTTTTCTTTTAGgatatatttttcattataatCTGTCCAATTCCTAGGATCTAATCAATAAGGATCAATCTCTTTAGGGCACTCAGCAAATTACATTGAAGTAACGGGATTTTATTCTGACCAAAAAGAAtaagtttaatttttacttttttttataacttctacttttagcttttttttcaattttgttttccgtttcgttatttttttttatttatttttattttttattttttatttatttaattttatttttttattttattatttgtccAAAAAATTTCGAGTGGTTATAGATACCAATATACTAAACTTGTGGAGCAATCGAGtgaattaaaacaaataaataaataaaataactgaatgaataaattgaattttcgaacattcgagcattcaacaaacaaataaatgtaaataaattgaaGTTTCAAACATTCGAGCTGCTCGCTCATTCGATCCGATTCGATTCGATCCGGTGAGAATTCGAACTATTCGATCATACGCCTCCTCAAAATACTGCGAATCAGAACTACGCATTCCGATAAGATCCAAGCGAAGCCAAATAAAATGATCTAATCGAATTATTCTCTATTAATGCGGTAATAGAAATAATGGATGGAGGTTGATAGATCCGTCTCGGCTCGAAGAAAACCAGTTCGTCTCGAGAATACCGTATCCCATCGGCTTCTTGTGGTATGCCCAGGAGGATTAAGAGAGCCCGCGGCTTTTTGTCCGCTTATCAGCGTGAAATGTTGTTCACCCGCCGTCGGGGTTAGACGGTCGACGAGCACAAGGATCGAGTCTCGGCTGACCTCCGCTTCTGACCTCTGCAATGCTCGC
Coding sequences within it:
- a CDS encoding hypothetical protein (NECATOR_CHRIV.G13591.T1) → MENGEKVEKWKKMENEMEKSKFPVVFTNYDRSEAEVSRDSILVLVDRLTPTAGEQHFTLISGQKAAGSLNPPGHTTRSRWDTVFSRRTGFLRAETDLSTSIHYFYYRINRE
- a CDS encoding hypothetical protein (NECATOR_CHRIV.G13590.T1); translation: MASANNELSASSTSTTHRRPTDRRQSSASAEVTAAAAAAAASVNSRRELMDAAAAAATRLQLHQLHANRYTYAGPPMTSSPPPRGSSRGPPGPAAHNITVLSLPFPQVIKLAL